The following are encoded in a window of Persicobacter psychrovividus genomic DNA:
- a CDS encoding BspA family leucine-rich repeat surface protein, whose product MVFWWVLNRVVFKGYRTSDLSAWDVSKVTNMKNLFNNAQAFKSDLSDWDVSNVTDMSCMFAGAESFNSDLNAWDVSKVETMLSMFQSAYRFNGNISDWDMSNVKTMSYMFSEAVSFNCDLSRWDVSGVTSMRYLFHGATNFNQNLSNWDVGNVYFMEKMLTKTSSFSAKNYDRLLLSWSEQDVKTNVEFGAPYYICSSEAISAKKKLRKEKGWVISDSDTRCNTIDVHFDTRGGEPSDIPFASNQRPENLICEPLMNPVKNGVECVGWGLSDDEGATISKIWNFEKDEVDESLTLYARYQYLLSVSSFPGTSLSLEGDIWADQGDSYTFNLTVEQGYEFKYWMLDGEIQETRDLTFTLEDIQADHVLSAVVTRPNNFTVWINTESGDFELYISGSEEYAVESDYTIDWGDGTFTKGGGLYRQTVEHEYENRGTYLVQISGKVPKVSFNYQKASAPRRFMSVLDVVQWGTNKWYDMSSMFTGNEQMQISATDAPDLSHVTSLAYMFSETNISDDLNSWDVSNVTDMTGMCKNSSFNGDISKWDVSNVVNMEHMFYGSSFNGDISEWDVGKVTNMEFMFFYNSRFDGDLSAWDVGNVTNMSYMFRAANDFNGDISKWDVSKVTNMSYMFFNAAHFDCDLSAWDVGKVTNMEYMFAAAYYFNGDVSTWDVSQVEDMRHMFHDAHRFDSDLSTWDVGNVTDMSYMFNKTYRFNSDLNTWNVRNVKDMRSMFEDAKNFNRDLNAWDVGNVTDMYGMFNNAPHFNGDVSTWDVSNVLTMGYMFKQAASFNGDLRRWDVSNVVYMYSMFYSAEEFNCDLSDWQIGNVRDMDYMLFRADNFSAGNYDALLNAWSKQNVQKKVSFVGGQYHCTYEAMVSRQKLIDDYEWDIRKSSPLCGVNVRFDTRGGMPLEIPTASSSIKDSKIRAPYIVPEKDDGRYFDGWGVSDDEGKTIPVLWDFDNDRVEEDLTLYARYTFNLTVQETEGIRVFPDFTTVVYGSSQTFDLELEEGYKFVGWQVDGVDVDNT is encoded by the coding sequence GTGGTGTTTTGGTGGGTTTTAAATCGGGTGGTATTTAAGGGTTATCGCACTAGTGACCTAAGTGCGTGGGATGTGAGTAAGGTGACCAATATGAAAAATCTGTTTAATAATGCGCAGGCTTTTAAAAGTGATTTGAGTGATTGGGATGTGAGTAATGTGACCGACATGTCATGTATGTTCGCTGGAGCAGAATCCTTTAATAGTGACTTAAATGCATGGGATGTGAGTAAGGTTGAGACGATGTTAAGTATGTTTCAATCTGCATACCGCTTTAATGGTAACATAAGTGATTGGGATATGAGTAATGTTAAAACAATGTCCTATATGTTTTCAGAGGCTGTGAGTTTCAATTGTGATTTGAGCCGTTGGGACGTAAGCGGGGTTACGTCCATGAGGTATTTATTCCATGGGGCAACAAACTTCAATCAGAATTTAAGCAATTGGGATGTCGGTAATGTTTATTTCATGGAGAAGATGCTTACGAAAACTTCAAGTTTTTCAGCCAAGAATTACGACCGCCTTTTGCTGAGCTGGAGTGAGCAGGATGTAAAAACGAATGTGGAATTTGGAGCACCTTATTACATATGTAGTTCTGAGGCAATTAGCGCAAAGAAAAAACTTAGGAAAGAAAAGGGCTGGGTTATAAGTGACAGTGATACAAGATGTAATACCATTGATGTGCATTTTGATACCCGAGGAGGGGAACCTTCGGATATTCCTTTTGCTTCGAATCAAAGACCAGAAAATCTTATTTGTGAACCGTTAATGAATCCAGTGAAAAATGGCGTTGAATGTGTGGGTTGGGGATTAAGCGATGATGAAGGGGCTACAATAAGTAAAATATGGAATTTTGAAAAGGATGAAGTAGATGAATCCTTGACCTTATATGCCCGCTATCAATATTTGTTATCTGTTTCTTCATTTCCAGGTACGAGTCTTTCCTTAGAAGGCGATATTTGGGCAGATCAGGGTGATTCGTACACGTTTAATTTAACAGTAGAACAGGGGTATGAATTCAAATACTGGATGCTCGATGGAGAAATTCAAGAAACGCGTGATTTGACTTTTACGCTCGAAGATATCCAGGCAGATCATGTATTATCTGCTGTAGTAACCCGACCAAATAACTTTACAGTATGGATTAATACAGAAAGTGGGGATTTTGAGCTTTATATTTCAGGATCGGAAGAATATGCCGTGGAGAGTGATTATACCATAGACTGGGGCGATGGCACTTTCACTAAAGGAGGGGGACTATATCGTCAAACGGTAGAACATGAATATGAAAATCGCGGGACCTATTTAGTACAAATATCAGGGAAGGTTCCTAAAGTAAGCTTCAATTATCAGAAAGCAAGTGCTCCCAGACGCTTCATGTCAGTACTGGATGTGGTTCAATGGGGAACCAACAAATGGTACGATATGAGTTCAATGTTTACGGGGAATGAGCAAATGCAGATCAGTGCGACTGATGCCCCCGACCTGTCTCATGTAACATCATTGGCCTATATGTTTAGTGAAACCAATATTAGTGACGATTTGAATAGCTGGGATGTAAGTAATGTGACGGACATGACAGGGATGTGTAAAAATTCAAGCTTTAATGGAGACATAAGCAAGTGGGATGTCAGTAATGTGGTTAATATGGAGCATATGTTTTATGGTTCGAGTTTTAATGGGGATATCAGCGAGTGGGATGTTGGGAAGGTTACCAATATGGAATTTATGTTTTTTTATAATTCACGTTTTGATGGTGACTTGAGTGCTTGGGATGTCGGAAATGTGACCAATATGTCCTACATGTTTAGGGCAGCTAATGATTTTAATGGAGATATCAGCAAGTGGGATGTCAGTAAAGTAACCAATATGTCCTACATGTTTTTTAATGCCGCTCATTTTGATTGTGACTTGAGTGCCTGGGATGTTGGGAAGGTTACCAATATGGAATATATGTTTGCCGCGGCATATTATTTTAATGGGGATGTAAGTACGTGGGATGTATCTCAAGTGGAAGATATGAGGCACATGTTTCATGATGCCCATCGTTTTGACAGTGATTTAAGTACCTGGGATGTTGGGAACGTAACCGATATGTCCTACATGTTTAATAAAACCTATCGTTTTAATAGTGATTTGAATACATGGAATGTTAGAAATGTAAAGGATATGCGTTCAATGTTTGAAGATGCAAAGAATTTTAACAGGGACTTGAATGCATGGGATGTTGGGAATGTTACCGATATGTACGGTATGTTTAACAATGCACCACATTTTAATGGGGATGTAAGTACGTGGGATGTAAGTAATGTACTTACTATGGGTTATATGTTTAAACAAGCAGCGAGCTTTAATGGAGACTTGAGGCGTTGGGATGTGAGTAATGTGGTTTATATGTATAGCATGTTTTACAGTGCTGAAGAATTCAATTGTGATTTAAGTGATTGGCAAATAGGTAATGTGCGGGATATGGATTATATGCTTTTTAGAGCAGATAACTTTTCTGCAGGAAACTATGATGCTTTGTTGAATGCATGGAGTAAGCAAAATGTACAAAAAAAGGTAAGCTTTGTAGGTGGTCAATATCACTGTACTTATGAGGCAATGGTCTCACGTCAAAAGCTTATTGATGATTACGAATGGGATATAAGAAAAAGCTCCCCTCTTTGTGGTGTTAATGTACGATTTGATACCCGAGGAGGAATGCCCTTAGAAATTCCTACGGCTTCATCGAGTATAAAAGACAGTAAAATTAGAGCGCCATATATTGTTCCTGAAAAGGATGATGGACGTTATTTTGATGGTTGGGGAGTAAGTGATGATGAAGGGAAAACAATCCCTGTATTATGGGATTTTGATAACGATCGGGTTGAAGAAGATTTAACGCTATATGCACGCTATACTTTCAACCTTACCGTTCAGGAAACGGAAGGAATTCGTGTGTTCCCTGATTTTACAACGGTTGTATATGGAAGTAGTCAAACGTTTGATCTGGAATTAGAAGAAGGCTATAAATTTGTAGGGTGGCAGGTAGATGGTGTTGATGTAGACAATACCTAG
- a CDS encoding helix-turn-helix domain-containing protein, with the protein MGRKTSIVIDLTEREERLLFRIINSGKTPSNIRRRASFVYHFNKGLSFKEICANEKADPNTVKRWLNKWDAINELDETQNKIGDTEFIRLIYEQLTDSKRSGRKPRLTAEEKIQVQTLSCQDPQDYDVPITEWSHESLSEQAKKMGIEISSSHVGRLLKKRIKSS; encoded by the coding sequence ATGGGAAGAAAAACATCTATTGTCATTGATCTGACGGAGCGAGAAGAGAGACTACTATTTAGAATTATTAATAGTGGGAAGACGCCTTCAAATATTCGTCGCCGAGCCTCATTTGTGTACCATTTTAATAAGGGGTTAAGCTTCAAAGAGATTTGTGCTAATGAAAAAGCAGATCCCAATACAGTGAAGAGATGGCTTAATAAATGGGACGCAATCAATGAGTTAGATGAAACCCAAAATAAAATAGGAGATACTGAATTTATCCGACTTATTTATGAACAATTAACTGATTCTAAAAGAAGCGGAAGGAAACCTCGTTTAACTGCCGAAGAAAAAATTCAAGTGCAAACATTAAGCTGCCAAGATCCTCAAGATTATGATGTTCCAATCACTGAATGGTCTCATGAGTCTTTGAGTGAGCAAGCGAAGAAAATGGGAATCGAAATCTCATCAAGTCATGTTGGTCGACTTTTAAAAAAACGAATTAAGTCCTCATAA
- a CDS encoding site-specific integrase, which produces MIKYRVQRFLKECEKRWYVEYWITTEVKSPRKRIYISHKKFPTLKEKERQVKKVIQDLESGEIIEKPKRKRLRNKKDELVRLSTAISDSLNIIEREVAKNTHAAYKKSLKKLEYYFDDPDCYLHDVSASDIINFLDYLTVEERISNSTRNSYLKWLKAMFERFKARGWISTNPCIGIKGFREDIQMHKAFCNENAQMILSYLKGEDLQLFVFVMLVYQCFLRPSEIYKLQVKDILFDLKKIIISKNVAKTKVAKYPRFNDSLKAALQKYLEGAKNDDFIISQRRTFGATQTTNYSIGDRHRKVLKRFGLDHANHTLYGWKHTGNIELYRLTKDIKFIQAQNGHSSVNMTDRYLRDLGVIMDDEISLVPLPDFKF; this is translated from the coding sequence ATGATTAAGTATAGAGTCCAGAGATTTTTAAAAGAATGTGAGAAAAGATGGTATGTAGAATATTGGATTACGACAGAAGTCAAGAGTCCTCGGAAAAGAATCTACATCAGCCATAAGAAATTTCCTACTCTCAAGGAAAAAGAGCGGCAGGTGAAGAAAGTTATTCAAGACCTTGAGTCTGGTGAAATTATTGAAAAGCCCAAAAGGAAACGCCTTAGAAATAAAAAAGATGAGTTGGTGCGGTTAAGTACCGCTATTAGTGACAGTTTGAATATTATCGAGCGGGAGGTGGCAAAGAATACTCATGCGGCCTATAAAAAAAGCTTGAAGAAGCTTGAGTATTATTTCGATGATCCAGACTGCTACCTACATGACGTATCCGCGTCGGATATTATTAATTTCTTGGATTACCTGACAGTGGAAGAGCGAATATCTAATTCTACACGGAATAGTTATTTGAAATGGCTTAAGGCGATGTTTGAGCGCTTTAAAGCACGTGGATGGATAAGTACCAATCCCTGCATAGGTATTAAGGGGTTTAGAGAGGACATCCAGATGCACAAGGCCTTCTGTAATGAAAATGCACAAATGATTTTGAGTTACCTAAAAGGGGAGGATCTTCAGCTTTTTGTTTTTGTAATGTTAGTCTATCAGTGCTTTTTGCGGCCTTCTGAAATCTATAAATTGCAAGTGAAGGATATTTTATTTGACCTGAAAAAAATTATTATTTCCAAGAATGTAGCCAAAACAAAGGTTGCCAAATACCCTCGGTTTAATGATTCTTTAAAAGCAGCATTGCAGAAGTACCTTGAAGGAGCCAAGAATGATGATTTTATTATTTCGCAAAGACGTACTTTTGGCGCTACGCAAACCACTAACTATTCTATTGGTGACAGACACAGGAAAGTGCTCAAGCGGTTTGGCCTTGATCATGCTAATCATACGCTTTATGGCTGGAAGCATACCGGTAATATTGAGTTGTATCGACTGACCAAAGACATCAAATTTATTCAGGCTCAAAATGGACACTCTTCTGTAAATATGACCGACCGATACCTTCGAGATTTGGGGGTTATTATGGATGATGAAATTAGTTTGGTGCCTCTTCCAGATTTCAAATTTTAG
- a CDS encoding BspA family leucine-rich repeat surface protein codes for MKNYLWLWSSLLLFCVQIWPIEAMGQDRPLIIQLEVPQYEKDFFIKIRGDVNGSGASDFVIDWGDGTTTKGGSMGIDSLGHSYAHVGNYTVKVKGKVPHLSFISVQPYSYEEGLLLKPNAEKVTELTQWGDNRWYSMSSMFSYAKDLKIKATDQPDLSHVETIGKMFYQAINFEGDLSLWNVSNVKCMESAFYKAVYFTSDLSAWDVENVTDFSRMFAHSYDFDSDLSHWNVSNAKDISYMFTWCKLFESDLSQWDVSNVTTMNGVFSHNLGFTSDLSQWDISNVTSMQSMFYFAKHFTSATPPKFSMIFS; via the coding sequence ATGAAGAACTACTTATGGTTATGGAGTAGCCTACTCCTTTTTTGTGTACAAATATGGCCAATTGAGGCGATGGGACAGGATCGCCCATTGATTATTCAATTAGAAGTACCTCAATACGAAAAAGATTTTTTTATTAAAATAAGGGGCGATGTGAATGGTTCTGGAGCAAGTGACTTTGTTATCGACTGGGGGGATGGAACGACAACAAAAGGCGGTTCGATGGGAATAGATTCTTTAGGACACAGTTATGCGCATGTTGGGAATTACACTGTCAAAGTGAAAGGGAAAGTACCTCACTTATCTTTTATTTCGGTTCAACCTTATTCTTATGAAGAGGGTTTGCTCTTGAAACCGAATGCAGAAAAAGTGACAGAGCTTACGCAATGGGGGGATAATAGGTGGTACAGCATGAGTTCTATGTTTTCTTATGCCAAGGATCTTAAAATAAAAGCAACCGATCAACCCGACCTAAGTCATGTAGAAACGATAGGCAAAATGTTTTATCAAGCAATAAATTTTGAAGGAGATTTAAGCCTATGGAATGTGAGTAATGTCAAGTGTATGGAAAGCGCATTCTATAAGGCAGTATATTTTACCAGTGATTTAAGTGCCTGGGATGTGGAAAATGTAACCGATTTTAGTCGCATGTTTGCTCATTCATATGACTTTGACAGTGATTTAAGTCATTGGAATGTCAGTAATGCGAAAGATATCTCCTATATGTTCACATGGTGTAAACTGTTTGAAAGTGATTTGAGTCAATGGGATGTGAGCAATGTTACGACGATGAATGGTGTTTTTTCTCATAATCTTGGATTTACCAGTGATTTGAGTCAATGGGATATAAGCAATGTTACCTCGATGCAATCCATGTTTTATTTTGCAAAACATTTCACTAGTGCTACACCCCCTAAATTTAGCATGATTTTTTCTTGA
- a CDS encoding type I restriction endonuclease subunit R has product MTTQSEQALENQMIEQLQGMGYEFVALADEQALLDNLRKQLEKFNGLVLSDKEFGQVMNYLTRGSSIFEKAKLLRDRAQISRDNGDTAYVSFFNSEQWCKNEYQVAQQITMKGKYENRYDVTLLMNGLPLVQVELKRRGLELKEAFNQTLRYQRHTYGASQGLFQYIQLFVISNGVNTKYYANNRVAVQDFKQTFFWADKHNKNITQLEEFTSVFMEPCHLSKMIARYIVLSENKLLMVLRPYQYFATEAIVDRVKKGNKNGYIWHTTGSGKTLTSFKASQILCKMPEVAKVLFVVDRKDLDYQTTREFNQFAKDSVNGTTDTKALVDQLTGTSKLIVTTLQKLNNAIQKAHWKKQIEGLKDQKVVFIFDECHRSQFGETHKKIVDFFPNNQMFGFTGTPIFADNATANEQGKRTTKDLFEDCLHKYVITDAIKDDNVLRFAIEYVGRYRRTASASEIDIEVEDIDTKELLTSEKRMGKIVDYIIANHNKKTHHREFTAMFCVSSIPTLIQYYKLFKERDHKLKIATIFSYGANEQDGDEASEFLNPSLSKNSYAQVAERPAEYKSLHSRDALEECIQDYNKTFGTRFTCTDNQSYYNYYNDISKKVKTKQIDILLVVNMFLTGFDSKTLNTLYVDKNLKHHGLIQAFSRTNRILSEKKSQGNIVCFRNLKKATDEAVALFSNKDANEVIFLAPYEQYVKKFQETLLKLFAVSPDVDTELPNENDQLAFIKAFRELIRLKNVMKTFADFDHDQIGISEQEFADYQSKYLDLYDKTKVAGKEKVSILEEVDFELELLQTDIVNVAYIMQLLVNIHGTSKEKREAEAKRIVEMMAGEVQLRSKKELIDKFIKEQLPLIPTAEEVPEAFEKFWDQEKVSAFSAMASEEKLDPEKLDGMIQHYLYSDKKPLREEIVGALEFKPKILERKKIVERVTDKMLGLVDTFFRGMG; this is encoded by the coding sequence ATGACCACACAATCCGAACAGGCATTAGAGAACCAAATGATCGAACAGCTTCAGGGCATGGGCTATGAGTTTGTAGCACTTGCGGATGAGCAGGCGTTGTTGGATAATTTGCGCAAGCAATTGGAGAAGTTCAATGGCTTGGTGTTGTCGGATAAGGAGTTTGGGCAGGTGATGAATTATCTGACCAGGGGGAGTTCGATTTTTGAGAAGGCGAAGCTGTTGCGGGATCGGGCGCAGATCAGCAGGGACAATGGGGATACGGCTTATGTGTCATTCTTCAACAGTGAGCAGTGGTGCAAAAATGAGTATCAGGTGGCGCAACAGATCACCATGAAGGGAAAGTATGAGAACCGCTATGATGTTACGCTGTTGATGAATGGCTTGCCTTTGGTCCAGGTGGAGCTCAAGCGCCGTGGCTTGGAACTGAAGGAGGCGTTCAATCAGACTTTGCGCTACCAGCGACATACCTATGGTGCCTCTCAGGGCTTGTTCCAGTACATTCAGTTGTTTGTCATTTCCAACGGGGTCAATACGAAGTATTATGCCAACAATCGGGTGGCAGTGCAGGATTTCAAGCAGACATTTTTTTGGGCGGATAAGCACAACAAAAACATCACCCAGTTGGAGGAGTTCACCAGCGTGTTCATGGAGCCTTGCCATTTGTCCAAGATGATTGCCCGCTACATTGTCCTGAGTGAAAACAAGCTGTTGATGGTCTTGCGTCCATACCAGTATTTTGCGACCGAGGCGATTGTGGATCGGGTGAAGAAAGGCAATAAAAACGGCTATATCTGGCACACGACGGGTTCAGGAAAGACTTTGACCTCTTTCAAAGCCAGTCAGATTTTGTGTAAAATGCCGGAGGTGGCGAAGGTGCTTTTTGTGGTTGATCGAAAGGATCTGGATTATCAGACCACCCGTGAGTTCAACCAGTTTGCCAAGGATTCGGTCAATGGTACCACTGACACCAAAGCCCTTGTCGATCAATTGACGGGCACGAGCAAGCTGATTGTTACCACACTTCAAAAGCTCAATAATGCCATTCAGAAGGCGCATTGGAAAAAGCAGATCGAAGGGCTGAAGGACCAGAAGGTGGTTTTTATCTTCGATGAGTGCCACCGTTCGCAGTTCGGGGAAACCCACAAAAAGATCGTTGATTTCTTTCCCAACAATCAAATGTTTGGCTTTACGGGCACGCCGATTTTTGCGGACAATGCCACCGCCAACGAGCAGGGCAAGCGCACGACCAAAGATCTTTTTGAGGACTGCCTGCACAAATATGTGATTACGGATGCGATCAAGGACGACAATGTATTGCGCTTTGCGATCGAATATGTGGGGCGTTACCGTCGTACGGCAAGTGCTTCGGAGATTGATATTGAGGTGGAAGATATTGACACCAAGGAGCTACTGACTTCGGAGAAGCGCATGGGCAAAATTGTGGATTATATCATTGCCAACCACAATAAAAAGACCCACCATCGGGAGTTTACCGCCATGTTTTGCGTGAGCAGTATTCCGACCTTGATCCAATATTACAAGCTGTTCAAGGAGCGGGATCATAAGCTCAAAATTGCGACGATTTTCAGCTATGGTGCCAACGAGCAGGACGGCGATGAGGCTTCGGAATTCCTCAATCCATCCCTTTCCAAAAACAGCTACGCTCAAGTTGCCGAACGACCCGCCGAATACAAGAGTCTGCATAGTCGGGATGCTTTGGAGGAATGCATTCAGGATTATAACAAGACCTTCGGTACCCGATTCACATGCACCGATAACCAGTCGTATTACAACTATTATAATGACATTTCGAAGAAGGTCAAAACCAAGCAGATTGATATTCTCTTGGTGGTCAATATGTTCCTGACGGGCTTTGATAGCAAGACGCTCAACACACTGTATGTGGACAAAAACCTGAAGCACCACGGACTGATTCAGGCATTTTCACGCACCAACCGCATTTTGTCTGAGAAGAAATCGCAGGGTAATATCGTTTGTTTCCGCAACCTGAAAAAAGCAACAGACGAAGCAGTGGCGCTCTTCTCGAACAAAGACGCCAATGAGGTGATCTTCTTGGCTCCCTATGAACAGTATGTCAAGAAATTTCAGGAGACGCTATTGAAACTATTCGCCGTATCGCCTGATGTAGATACCGAATTGCCGAACGAGAACGACCAGTTGGCTTTCATCAAAGCGTTTCGGGAATTGATCCGCCTGAAGAATGTCATGAAGACCTTCGCCGATTTTGACCATGACCAAATCGGCATTAGCGAACAGGAATTTGCCGACTATCAAAGCAAGTATTTGGATTTGTATGACAAGACCAAAGTTGCGGGCAAGGAAAAGGTTTCGATCTTGGAAGAGGTGGATTTTGAGCTGGAATTATTGCAGACCGATATTGTCAATGTGGCCTATATCATGCAACTGTTGGTGAACATTCACGGCACGAGCAAGGAAAAGCGGGAAGCCGAGGCCAAGCGTATTGTCGAGATGATGGCCGGCGAGGTGCAATTGCGTTCCAAAAAGGAATTGATCGACAAGTTCATCAAGGAACAGTTACCATTGATCCCGACCGCCGAAGAGGTCCCCGAAGCTTTCGAAAAGTTCTGGGATCAAGAAAAGGTTTCCGCCTTTAGCGCTATGGCATCGGAGGAAAAGTTAGACCCTGAAAAGCTCGACGGCATGATCCAACATTATCTGTATTCAGACAAAAAGCCCTTGCGGGAGGAAATCGTCGGGGCGCTCGAATTCAAACCGAAGATCTTGGAGCGCAAGAAGATCGTCGAAAGGGTAACGGATAAGATGTTGGGATTGGTGGATACTTTCTTTCGGGGGATGGGTTAA
- a CDS encoding ISAon1 family transposase N-terminal region protein, translated as MDEKAIIPQEYEGLELQARGFTDARVLQDFPIRGKKVHLSIRRRRWAEKGNHKKLSRNWATIAKGSRKIAEFAAFLKEFD; from the coding sequence TTGGATGAAAAGGCTATTATTCCCCAAGAGTATGAAGGGCTGGAACTCCAAGCAAGAGGGTTTACGGATGCACGGGTTCTTCAGGATTTTCCTATACGAGGGAAAAAGGTTCATCTAAGTATTCGCCGTCGTCGATGGGCTGAAAAAGGTAATCATAAAAAATTAAGCCGTAACTGGGCTACCATTGCTAAAGGTAGCCGCAAGATCGCTGAGTTTGCGGCTTTTTTAAAAGAATTTGATTGA
- a CDS encoding transposase, translated as MEQSDDVVTISVDEKTGIQAKQNIKITTAKSGQVKRVDPEYKRNGTTCLIAGLNIMDGEVTKYQLGQTRNEEDFCKFIESIIDKYPNKKIVFIADQLNTHKSESLVKLIADKVNYDSDLGKKGRCGVLKTMKSRMEFLEDKDHKIRFQYTPKHCSWLNQIENWFGRLQKHVIRNGQFNSVPNLERKITNYIEYYNERWKKPIEWCFGGF; from the coding sequence TTGGAGCAATCAGACGATGTTGTGACTATTTCTGTGGATGAAAAGACGGGTATTCAAGCTAAACAAAACATAAAAATAACCACAGCAAAAAGCGGTCAAGTTAAGCGAGTAGACCCAGAATACAAGCGGAACGGAACGACCTGTTTAATCGCAGGCCTGAATATAATGGACGGCGAGGTCACCAAATATCAACTTGGACAGACTCGGAATGAGGAGGATTTTTGTAAATTTATAGAGTCAATCATCGATAAATACCCTAACAAAAAAATCGTTTTTATTGCAGACCAGCTTAATACACATAAATCAGAGTCATTAGTCAAGCTAATTGCTGATAAAGTAAATTATGACAGTGATTTAGGTAAGAAAGGACGGTGTGGAGTATTAAAGACGATGAAGTCCAGGATGGAATTTTTAGAGGATAAAGACCATAAAATCAGATTTCAATATACTCCAAAACATTGCTCTTGGTTGAACCAAATAGAGAATTGGTTTGGCCGTTTACAGAAGCATGTAATTCGTAATGGGCAATTTAACTCGGTCCCTAATTTAGAAAGAAAAATCACCAACTATATTGAGTATTACAATGAAAGATGGAAAAAGCCAATTGAGTGGTGTTTTGGTGGGTTTTAA
- a CDS encoding InlB B-repeat-containing protein: protein MEQKEYEITASVNKGATITPTHVTAPHGSDRSFHIELEEGYKVVSCTIDGQPMDKIDTVFTLNNIIKEHTINAEVALKKYEITVNQTENGVISPQTTFVEHGDSQTFTITPNDGYEIIEVIVDELFIGTMNDYTFSKVEQNHTISASFDRVILPEIVIYPNPNDGQLYIRGLQKEMRLQLVDVLGRVLLERGVNGEDDTVDISYLYEGVYLVLLDGVSYGKLVKKP from the coding sequence GTGGAGCAGAAAGAATATGAGATCACAGCCTCAGTGAATAAAGGGGCCACAATAACACCTACACACGTGACAGCACCGCACGGATCCGATCGAAGTTTCCATATTGAGCTGGAAGAAGGGTATAAAGTCGTATCCTGTACAATCGACGGTCAACCCATGGATAAAATAGATACTGTATTCACATTAAATAATATCATAAAAGAACATACAATCAATGCAGAAGTCGCCCTTAAGAAGTACGAAATTACAGTAAATCAAACAGAAAACGGGGTGATAAGCCCACAAACTACATTTGTAGAGCATGGTGACAGCCAAACATTCACGATTACGCCAAATGATGGGTATGAAATTATTGAGGTAATCGTCGATGAACTATTCATTGGAACAATGAATGACTATACCTTCAGTAAGGTTGAGCAGAATCATACCATCTCGGCAAGTTTTGATCGTGTCATCTTGCCCGAAATCGTCATATATCCTAATCCAAATGATGGGCAATTGTACATCAGGGGATTACAAAAAGAAATGCGATTGCAATTGGTCGATGTATTAGGGAGAGTGCTTCTTGAAAGAGGCGTGAATGGGGAAGATGATACGGTTGATATATCTTATTTATACGAAGGTGTTTATCTGGTTTTGTTAGATGGTGTCTCTTACGGTAAATTAGTTAAGAAACCGTAA